Within the Candidatus Culexarchaeum yellowstonense genome, the region ACTTGAAGGTTGGGGACATAATAGTATTCAACCCGCCACAACCATACTATAATGGAGTCCCATGGGTTCATAGAATAATAAGCATACAGAAGATTGGCAATGAAATATACTTTAGAACAAGGGGGGATGCCAATGCATATCCAGACCCATTCACATTAACCAAGAGCAACATAGTTGGCGTAATGATAGGCAAAATACCATACCTAGGCCTCATATCATTAAATCTATGGCAATGGCTTATACCAGCAATTGTGATAATGGCAATAATAATTGTATTAAAGATTATTTCAGAGAGTGGAGAGAATAAGTGAATTAATAAAATATATAAATTGCTCAACCAGATATATCATGGTGCAAATTTGAGATGAGCAGCAAACCCACCGTTAGAATAGAGAACGTAGTTGCCTCAGTCATATTAAACCAATACATAGACTTGGAAGCGATAACGAAGAATGTTCCATCAGTGGACTACAATCCAGAACAATTCCCAGGACTAGTATTCAGATTGGATAAACCTAAAACTGCAACCCTCATATTCAGCTCCGGAAAAATGGTATGCACAGGGGCGAAATCCGAGAAAGATGTAAAGAAGGCTATAAAGAGGATAATAGCAACACTCAAATCTAAGGGGATAAACATTGTTGGAAAACCAAAGATAACAATACAGAACATAGTTGCATCAGCCAATATAAAGATGAACATAAACCTAGAGAAGGCGGCATTAACCCTTGAAAACGTAATGTATGAGCCGGAGCAATTCCCAGGCCTAATATACAGGTTGAATGAACCTAAAGTTGTGCTATTACTATTCAGTTCTGGGAAGATGGTATGCACTGGAGCAAAGAAGGAGGAGCAAGTCTACGAGGCGGTGAAGAAGGTTACGGAAAAGCTCATTGAATTAAAATTAACCTACTAGCCAACCCCCCTAACATAACCCAATATTTTATTGTACAATTCACCGCTGATTAAACCGTAATCAAAGAGGATTCTAGCAGCATCTGAAATCTTGACGAGACTATGAAGCTTAATCCCCATCTTCATCAAGTTGGCTTCAGCCCCCTGCTCCCTATCCACCAAAACCACAGCATCCTCAACCCTACCACCCATGGATATTATGGATTGAGCTGTAAGCATAAGGCTCTCACCAGTTGTGGCAACATCATCTATCATTACAACCCTATCATTGACGTTCAAAACCCCCTCAACAATCCTACCCCTACCATGCCCCCTCTCAACCTCCTTCCTCACATATATCAATGGCTTCCTAAACCTATATGCAAGCATAGTTGCAAAGGGAATCCCCGCTGTGGGGACACCTGCAATCCTATCAAAGGATCCAACCTCATTGGCTAAAATCTCATAATATGCATCACAAACCCTTATGAAATCATCTGGATATGATGGAATAACCCTCAAATCAATATAGTATGGACTCTTCAAACCGGAAGTTAATGTGAATTCGCCGAAGAGAATTGCATTAAGCTTGAAAAGCCTCTTAACAATATCCTCAGCCAAACCCCTCTTCAAAGAAGCCCAATCCAATAAAACCCTCAAAAATTCTAATGAAAGGGGGATTTAAAGGTTTCCATAAAATATGGATTCAAGGCTAATAGTAGAAGGATGTGAAGCACAGTAGTATTATTGTTGGAACGAGGATTAAACCCAAAACCTTACGCTTAAAACTAAGTGGGGAAACATCATCCAATGGGCCTGGATGCCCCCTATATATCTGCATGAATAAAGCCAGCAAAGCCATCAATAGGAAACCTGAAAACATAAGGACGAGCACACCAATATATGCAATAACCTTATAATACTTCTCACCAAGTATGGCTCTGGAAACATGACCACCATCAAGCTGTGAAATCGGCATTAAATTTATGAATGTAACGAGGAAACCTATCCAACCTGCAAAGGCAACTGG harbors:
- the pyrE gene encoding orotate phosphoribosyltransferase, whose protein sequence is MDWASLKRGLAEDIVKRLFKLNAILFGEFTLTSGLKSPYYIDLRVIPSYPDDFIRVCDAYYEILANEVGSFDRIAGVPTAGIPFATMLAYRFRKPLIYVRKEVERGHGRGRIVEGVLNVNDRVVMIDDVATTGESLMLTAQSIISMGGRVEDAVVLVDREQGAEANLMKMGIKLHSLVKISDAARILFDYGLISGELYNKILGYVRGVG
- a CDS encoding signal peptidase I, which gives rise to MGAKDKRRVSKRDIIGYIALIALAIIISRGIYYATGFILNVPTPFLVVASGSMEPTLNVGDVIIIRGVNPEDLKVGDIIVFNPPQPYYNGVPWVHRIISIQKIGNEIYFRTRGDANAYPDPFTLTKSNIVGVMIGKIPYLGLISLNLWQWLIPAIVIMAIIIVLKIISESGENK
- a CDS encoding TATA-box-binding protein, yielding MSSKPTVRIENVVASVILNQYIDLEAITKNVPSVDYNPEQFPGLVFRLDKPKTATLIFSSGKMVCTGAKSEKDVKKAIKRIIATLKSKGINIVGKPKITIQNIVASANIKMNINLEKAALTLENVMYEPEQFPGLIYRLNEPKVVLLLFSSGKMVCTGAKKEEQVYEAVKKVTEKLIELKLTY